In Devosia sp. 1566, a single genomic region encodes these proteins:
- a CDS encoding response regulator transcription factor — protein sequence MKILLIEDDREAASYLIQALDESGHVTHHATDGETGHAMASDMEYDVLIVDRMLPRRDGLSIVESLRAKGDNTPVLILSALGEVDDRVTGLRAGGDDYLTKPYAFTELLARVEVLARRSSPSEAATTYEVSGLTLDRLSRKVERDGESILLQPREFRLLEYLMRNAGKVVTRTMLLENVWDYHFDPQTNVIDVHMSRLRAKIDKGYANPLLHTVRGAGYMIRE from the coding sequence GTGAAGATTTTGCTGATTGAAGACGATCGTGAGGCAGCAAGTTACCTGATCCAGGCGCTTGATGAATCCGGTCACGTGACCCACCACGCCACCGATGGGGAAACCGGCCATGCCATGGCGTCGGATATGGAATACGACGTGCTGATCGTTGATCGCATGCTGCCTCGCCGGGACGGTCTTTCCATTGTTGAGTCGCTAAGGGCCAAGGGTGACAATACGCCCGTATTGATCTTGTCGGCACTCGGCGAGGTCGATGATCGTGTCACCGGGCTGCGCGCGGGCGGCGACGACTACCTGACCAAGCCTTATGCCTTCACCGAATTGCTGGCCCGGGTTGAGGTGCTTGCCCGCCGCTCGAGCCCCTCTGAAGCCGCCACGACCTATGAGGTTAGTGGCCTGACGCTGGACCGCCTGTCACGCAAGGTGGAACGGGATGGCGAATCTATCCTGCTCCAGCCGCGGGAATTCAGACTACTGGAATACCTGATGAGAAATGCCGGTAAGGTGGTGACCCGCACCATGCTGCTGGAAAATGTCTGGGATTATCATTTCGACCCACAGACCAATGTCATCGATGTGCATATGTCGCGCCTGCGGGCCAAGATCGACAAAGGCTATGCCAATCCACTGCTCCACACGGTGCGGGGCGCCGGTTACATGATCCGCGAGTAG
- a CDS encoding ATP-binding protein yields the protein MHRLAQLWRTSTVRLTAAFILIFILFAVLLLGFITWQSSVQIQRQQADDIDREVRLFQRIDANQGLRGLAIAVDRLSRQPGPGVYFLGDASGQYLLGNVVQIPAGVLVEPGVYSFDYERASPLGDDGQSDAGPRRGVAVVRSLELSNGLRLVVGRDVLERRGYSAIIVRSFLVGVAGIIFFSMVAGGLTARRVLRRIDSIRDTSTKIMSGNLSERVPITRRNDEFDGLATNLNAMLDRIEQLLQGLKEVTDNVAHDLKTPLTRLRNQAEAALRPGASDMTREQALETTIAESDRLIRTFNALLMIARAEAGAPSGAFAEVDVSAVVTDLAELYGPVAEDEGIAVETAIAPSVRLKGNRELIGQAMVNLLENALKYAKPEQGGQGRITISLREERGRVLIEVADNGPGIAEEDRLRVVERFVRLEKSRSEPGSGLGLSLVDAVARLHGGSFRLADNAPGARAIIDLPAG from the coding sequence GTGCACCGTCTTGCCCAACTCTGGCGCACCTCCACGGTCCGGTTGACCGCCGCGTTTATCCTGATCTTCATCCTGTTTGCCGTGCTGCTGCTGGGCTTTATTACTTGGCAGTCCAGCGTGCAGATCCAGCGCCAGCAGGCTGATGATATCGATCGCGAAGTGCGCTTGTTCCAGCGGATCGATGCGAACCAGGGGCTTCGTGGCCTTGCCATAGCCGTGGACCGGCTGTCGCGCCAGCCGGGCCCGGGCGTATACTTCCTGGGCGACGCATCCGGCCAGTACCTGTTGGGCAATGTCGTGCAAATTCCCGCGGGAGTGCTGGTGGAGCCGGGCGTTTACAGCTTCGACTATGAACGGGCCAGCCCCTTGGGGGACGACGGCCAGTCCGATGCGGGTCCCCGCCGGGGCGTTGCTGTGGTGCGTTCGCTTGAACTCAGCAACGGGCTGCGGCTGGTGGTTGGCCGTGACGTGCTGGAACGGCGGGGCTATTCGGCCATCATTGTGCGAAGTTTCCTCGTAGGCGTCGCCGGAATCATCTTCTTTTCCATGGTGGCGGGGGGCCTCACCGCCAGAAGAGTGCTGCGGCGTATCGATTCCATCCGCGATACCTCGACCAAGATCATGTCGGGCAATCTCTCCGAGCGCGTGCCGATCACCCGGCGCAATGACGAATTCGATGGGCTGGCCACCAATCTCAACGCCATGCTCGACCGCATCGAGCAGTTGCTGCAGGGCCTCAAGGAAGTCACCGACAACGTCGCGCACGACCTAAAAACCCCGCTTACTCGCCTGCGCAATCAGGCAGAAGCGGCACTGCGCCCCGGGGCAAGCGACATGACTCGCGAGCAGGCACTCGAAACCACCATTGCAGAAAGCGATCGCCTGATCCGCACCTTCAACGCTCTTCTGATGATCGCCAGAGCGGAGGCGGGTGCCCCATCGGGCGCATTCGCTGAGGTCGATGTCAGCGCCGTCGTGACCGATCTGGCCGAGCTCTATGGCCCGGTGGCCGAGGACGAGGGAATTGCCGTCGAAACCGCAATTGCCCCATCCGTTCGCCTGAAGGGCAATCGCGAACTGATTGGGCAAGCTATGGTCAACCTGCTCGAGAACGCTTTGAAATATGCCAAGCCCGAGCAGGGCGGGCAGGGGCGGATCACCATCAGTTTGCGCGAAGAACGGGGGCGGGTCCTGATCGAGGTTGCCGATAATGGTCCCGGCATTGCAGAGGAAGATAGGCTGCGCGTTGTCGAGCGCTTTGTGCGATTGGAAAAAAGCCGGTCGGAACCGGGATCAGGGCTTGGGCTATCGCTGGTGGACGCGGTGGCGCGCCTGCATGGCGGCAGCTTCCGACTCGCCGACAATGCTCCTGGGGCGCGGGCGATCATCGACCTGCCTGCAGGGTGA
- a CDS encoding bifunctional [glutamine synthetase] adenylyltransferase/[glutamine synthetase]-adenylyl-L-tyrosine phosphorylase encodes MATALQQLPPTPTPRFDEWLGSLPEAERVPLALAASALGPLLETAPYLLGLAQANAGWLGQALGQVPNSVFHAILDDVAEAGRTAADEAALAPILRRAKARTALWAAVTETGRALSTAQTTAALSDLADAALEAALDLLMRQAAGRGLLDIPVEEATAANSGLALFALGKHGGQELNYSSDIDIVAFFDPEKGVLAEPAEATRFYSRVVQRLMGLIEDRTPDGYVFRTDLRLRPDPGSTPVAISVDAALAYYESRGQNWERAAWIKARTCAGDGEVGASFLKELAPYIWRKHLDFATIADIQAMKRQINIAKNVGEIRVEGHNVKLGRGGIREIEFFTQTQQLIAGGRDKSLRAKPTVLALAALADANWITLTAASELSHTYWFLRAVENRLQMLRDEQTHTMPTNADDLASIARLMGEDSLLRFQAEYRAALELVSSYYGELFTEGESLGSAEGNLVFTGSDDDPGTLETLSQLGFTDPHLAIATVRKWHYGSYPATRAAAARAHLTELLPALLSTLGAAGNADLALARFDNFLSRLPTGVQLFALLRTHADLRTLLVQMMASAPRMAEAVIHRTHVMDALIDPAFASEVTHRDVLISKVDAFMAEARSYEESIDRARIIGQEQRFLIAAGLLSGTVSAKGAGEQFTALAETLLNRLFATVKVEFERRHGRISDGRVALLAFGKMASREMTATSDLDFIMLYDAPDVESDGDKPLSASHYYTRLTQRLVAAISAPTAEGVLYQADMRLRPSGNAGPLATSLHGFVDYQLEHAWTWEHLALSRARIVFADGTFGEQMNDAVARVLATRRDTAKVIEDVRSMRALLAKERPPRHPFDLKLAAGGLVDLEFIAQSGFLSVGSQLGLPQALTAEVLTRLDELGLLPSGTRLAQIHGLYSEVIQVMSSALLDPFKEEGWNGAFRELLAQLTHYPDFSRLELDLAEMRAEVSAAAQAWYERAAAL; translated from the coding sequence ATGGCTACTGCCCTCCAACAACTGCCCCCGACGCCAACGCCGCGCTTCGATGAATGGCTCGGCAGCCTTCCCGAGGCCGAGCGCGTTCCGCTGGCACTAGCTGCCAGTGCCCTTGGCCCTTTGCTCGAAACAGCGCCATATCTCTTGGGTCTAGCCCAAGCCAACGCGGGATGGTTGGGTCAGGCGCTGGGGCAAGTGCCAAATTCAGTGTTTCATGCCATCCTTGATGATGTCGCTGAGGCGGGGCGAACCGCGGCCGACGAAGCGGCGCTGGCGCCCATACTGCGTCGCGCCAAGGCGCGCACCGCCTTGTGGGCGGCGGTTACCGAAACGGGGCGAGCTCTAAGCACCGCACAGACCACTGCTGCCCTGTCCGACCTTGCCGATGCTGCCCTTGAAGCCGCACTGGACCTCTTGATGCGCCAGGCTGCGGGCCGGGGCTTGCTGGACATTCCAGTCGAGGAAGCGACGGCGGCCAATTCGGGCCTCGCCCTTTTCGCGCTGGGCAAGCATGGCGGACAGGAACTGAACTACTCTTCCGACATCGACATTGTCGCGTTTTTTGATCCGGAGAAAGGCGTGCTCGCTGAGCCGGCCGAAGCGACGAGGTTCTATTCACGCGTTGTGCAGCGGCTGATGGGACTGATCGAAGATCGCACGCCCGATGGTTATGTGTTCCGCACTGACCTGCGGCTGCGGCCCGATCCGGGTTCGACCCCGGTCGCGATCTCGGTTGATGCGGCCCTCGCCTATTATGAAAGCCGCGGGCAGAACTGGGAGCGGGCCGCCTGGATCAAGGCGCGAACTTGCGCCGGCGATGGGGAAGTTGGCGCCAGTTTCCTCAAGGAACTGGCGCCCTATATCTGGCGCAAGCATCTCGATTTCGCGACCATTGCCGATATCCAAGCCATGAAACGCCAGATCAACATTGCCAAGAACGTTGGCGAGATCCGCGTGGAAGGTCACAACGTCAAACTCGGGCGCGGCGGAATCCGCGAGATCGAGTTCTTCACCCAAACCCAACAACTGATTGCCGGCGGGCGCGACAAGAGCCTGCGCGCCAAACCTACGGTCCTCGCACTCGCGGCGCTGGCCGATGCCAATTGGATCACGCTCACGGCCGCTTCAGAGTTGAGCCACACCTATTGGTTCTTGCGCGCCGTGGAGAACCGGCTGCAGATGCTGCGGGATGAACAAACCCATACCATGCCGACCAATGCTGACGATCTGGCCAGCATTGCCCGGCTCATGGGAGAGGACAGCCTGCTGCGGTTTCAGGCCGAGTATCGTGCCGCACTCGAGCTGGTATCTTCCTACTATGGCGAGCTATTCACCGAAGGGGAGAGCCTGGGTAGTGCTGAAGGCAACCTAGTGTTTACCGGCAGCGATGATGACCCGGGCACGCTGGAAACCCTATCGCAGCTCGGCTTCACTGACCCTCATCTCGCGATCGCAACTGTTCGCAAGTGGCATTACGGCAGCTACCCTGCGACGCGTGCAGCGGCTGCCCGCGCCCATTTGACCGAGCTGCTCCCAGCGCTGTTGTCGACGCTTGGCGCTGCCGGCAATGCTGATCTGGCGCTGGCGCGGTTCGACAACTTCCTGTCCCGCCTACCCACGGGCGTGCAGCTCTTTGCCTTGCTGCGCACTCATGCCGATCTGCGCACCTTGCTGGTGCAAATGATGGCCTCGGCCCCCCGCATGGCCGAAGCGGTGATCCACCGCACCCATGTCATGGATGCCTTGATCGACCCCGCATTTGCCAGCGAAGTCACACATCGCGACGTGCTGATTTCCAAGGTCGATGCCTTCATGGCTGAAGCTCGCTCCTATGAGGAGAGCATCGATCGCGCCAGGATCATCGGACAGGAGCAGCGATTCCTGATTGCCGCGGGCTTGCTCTCGGGCACAGTGAGCGCGAAGGGTGCAGGTGAGCAGTTCACGGCCTTGGCCGAAACCCTGCTGAACCGCCTTTTCGCGACGGTTAAGGTCGAGTTCGAGCGCCGCCACGGCCGCATCAGTGACGGCCGGGTGGCGCTGCTAGCCTTCGGCAAAATGGCTAGCCGCGAGATGACAGCCACCTCCGACCTCGATTTCATCATGCTTTATGATGCTCCCGACGTGGAATCGGACGGCGACAAACCCCTCAGTGCCAGCCATTACTACACCCGGCTGACCCAGCGGCTGGTGGCCGCCATCAGCGCTCCGACAGCAGAGGGCGTGCTGTACCAGGCCGATATGCGCCTGCGCCCTTCCGGCAATGCCGGCCCGCTCGCCACCAGCTTGCACGGCTTTGTGGATTACCAGCTCGAACATGCCTGGACTTGGGAGCATCTCGCGCTCAGCCGCGCGCGCATAGTCTTTGCCGACGGCACCTTCGGCGAACAGATGAACGACGCCGTGGCCCGGGTGCTGGCAACGCGGCGTGACACCGCCAAGGTCATTGAGGATGTTCGTTCGATGCGGGCGTTGCTGGCCAAGGAACGGCCACCCCGCCACCCATTTGACCTTAAGCTCGCGGCGGGCGGACTGGTGGACCTGGAGTTCATCGCCCAGTCAGGGTTCCTGTCGGTCGGCTCCCAACTGGGCTTGCCGCAGGCGCTCACGGCGGAGGTGCTGACCCGGCTCGACGAGCTTGGCTTGCTGCCCAGCGGCACACGGCTCGCCCAGATCCATGGGCTTTATTCGGAAGTGATCCAGGTGATGAGCTCTGCCTTGCTCGACCCGTTCAAGGAGGAAGGCTGGAATGGGGCCTTCCGGGAATTGCTAGCGCAACTGACCCACTACCCCGATTTCAGCCGGCTTGAGCTGGATCTTGCTGAAATGCGCGCCGAGGTCTCGGCCGCAGCGCAGGCCTGGTACGAGCGAGCCGCAGCCCTATAG
- a CDS encoding PAS domain-containing sensor histidine kinase, protein MTRTVALTAILAATLFIIYDTARTLDEARRDLTAIGALMADEIAATTAPLPQLQQAVRLSGGVVHARLHADPSTAPQRTLVSEQFPVGQHGILLLEANEDLIWPGLLVRALAALAVAALMTGLSWRRSHFNEMPDRMQRFVYQTLASAVPMGMACWTKSGQLVVCNQQYRERLDLEGTSVTYPQMVKRLIAGGYMKLVNDADNTRLMELHREDGSCMLIEERPLGDGNFLTLVTDVTERKKADSLLNSIREEQRLLARRYHEEKLKAEAASRSKTNFLAHLSHDVRTPLNHIIGFAELMRHEAYGPLGDRRYKDYVQSIKSSGEHLLDSFATILDLAELEGGQKMLRSDPLSVDELLDEVGQRFRGQTARAGLSFVRGEGCGAVVHGDRLGLLRMIGNIVENAIRFTPSGGRVTLAAFAAHDGVVIEITDTGLGMNEERLASLSQPFALGDATFTREGVGHGLGISISRAIAELSGGHMAIDSSPSLGTTVAISLPLRSEEGIRAAE, encoded by the coding sequence GTGACGAGGACCGTCGCACTCACCGCCATCCTGGCCGCGACGCTTTTCATTATCTATGACACGGCAAGGACCCTTGATGAGGCCCGTCGCGACCTGACCGCCATCGGCGCATTGATGGCAGACGAGATTGCCGCAACCACCGCTCCGTTGCCGCAGCTGCAACAAGCGGTAAGGCTGTCGGGCGGTGTCGTTCATGCGCGGCTACACGCCGATCCTTCCACTGCTCCCCAGAGAACGCTCGTCAGCGAGCAGTTCCCCGTTGGTCAGCACGGTATCTTGTTGCTTGAAGCCAATGAGGACCTGATATGGCCCGGCCTGCTGGTCCGGGCCCTGGCCGCCCTTGCCGTGGCTGCGCTGATGACAGGCCTCTCCTGGCGCCGCAGCCACTTCAACGAAATGCCCGATCGCATGCAGCGTTTTGTCTACCAGACCCTTGCTTCGGCTGTGCCGATGGGGATGGCGTGCTGGACCAAATCGGGCCAGCTGGTGGTCTGCAATCAACAGTACCGCGAGCGCCTGGACCTGGAGGGTACAAGCGTGACCTACCCCCAAATGGTCAAGCGACTGATTGCCGGCGGATACATGAAGCTGGTCAATGACGCGGACAACACCCGCTTGATGGAGCTGCATCGCGAAGACGGCAGCTGCATGCTGATCGAGGAACGTCCCTTGGGCGACGGCAATTTCCTTACGCTCGTGACCGATGTCACCGAGCGCAAGAAAGCCGATTCACTGCTGAACTCCATCCGGGAGGAGCAGCGGCTGCTCGCCCGCCGCTATCATGAGGAAAAGCTCAAGGCCGAGGCCGCCAGCCGCTCCAAGACCAATTTCCTGGCTCATCTCAGCCATGACGTACGCACGCCGCTCAACCACATCATCGGCTTTGCCGAACTGATGCGGCATGAGGCTTATGGCCCGCTCGGCGATCGCCGCTACAAGGATTACGTGCAGTCGATCAAGTCCTCTGGCGAACACCTGCTGGATTCCTTTGCGACCATTCTTGATCTCGCGGAGCTTGAAGGCGGGCAGAAGATGCTGCGCTCCGATCCACTCAGCGTGGACGAGCTCCTCGACGAGGTCGGGCAGCGCTTCCGTGGACAAACTGCGCGAGCCGGGCTGAGCTTTGTGCGCGGCGAAGGTTGCGGCGCGGTTGTGCATGGCGACCGCCTAGGGCTGTTGCGCATGATCGGCAATATCGTCGAGAACGCGATCCGCTTCACGCCGAGCGGGGGCCGAGTCACGCTGGCAGCCTTTGCTGCCCATGATGGCGTTGTTATTGAAATCACCGATACCGGGCTCGGCATGAACGAGGAGCGGCTGGCCAGTCTTTCCCAGCCTTTCGCCCTTGGTGACGCGACCTTCACTCGCGAAGGGGTTGGTCACGGCCTTGGCATTTCGATTTCGCGCGCCATTGCCGAGCTCAGCGGCGGGCACATGGCCATTGACTCCAGCCCTTCCCTGGGCACGACGGTGGCCATATCCCTGCCGTTGCGCAGCGAAGAAGGCATTCGGGCGGCCGAATAG
- the pepN gene encoding aminopeptidase N, whose product MRTETEHTIYLKDYAPSPYRITAVDLDFRILEEGTRVRSLLTIEPRPDTAAGTPLVLDGDGLRLQSVALDGLPLVEAAYAADANGMTLVEPPLRRFVLETEVTLRPEKNTKLMGLYRSNGTWCTQCEPEGFRRITYYLDRPDNLATFKVRITAPEAVAPVLLSNGNLMERGDAGDGLHYAVWEDPFPKPAYLFALVAGKLGSISDSFTTMSGRKVELAIYCEPGKEDQCGWAMDSLKRSMAWDEKRFGREYDLDIFNIVAVSDFNFGAMENKGLNIFNDRLVFARPDTASDANYASIERVIAHEYFHNWTGNRITCRDWFQLCLKEGLTVYRDQEFSSDERSRPVQRIHDVQNLRVSQFPEDGGPLAHPPRPDQYREINNFYTTTVYEKGAEIVRMLATLLGEAGFRKGMDLYFQRHDGEATTIEAFLAVFSEANDIDLEQFKIWYLQAGTPQVTVSDSYDPISRTYRLTLKQHTAPTPGQPEKSPLVIPVKFGLLGPNGSELSWTGVSGGTVRDDLIILDTETAVIEFSGVANPPIPSLFRGFSAPVQVHADRSAADNLFLARHDSDPFNRWEALQSVSTELMVAAAQGTTWRDEAVSALREAMMETLGDPGLDHAFKAQALGLPDESLVARAIGRDVDPDRVHQVRQALIGAVFGPVAAMLQAAYQGLAITETYAPTTAQSGQRSLRNRLLSILVQASPDGAALAARQYHEATNMTDRLAALAVSGSQWTADAPALLADFRLRFAGDPLVFDKWLSVSASATDDGVIERMRAILADPSFPKTNPNRLRSLVGTFAMGNPTQFARADGAGFRFVTDFVAEVDSVNPQVAARVLTGFRIWQNLEPNRREAAHSALRQLQASTELSRNTADILSRMLGS is encoded by the coding sequence ATGCGTACTGAAACCGAGCACACTATCTATCTCAAAGATTACGCGCCCAGTCCTTATCGCATCACGGCGGTAGACCTGGATTTTCGCATCCTCGAAGAGGGGACGCGCGTTCGCTCGCTGCTGACGATCGAGCCACGCCCGGACACGGCTGCAGGCACGCCGCTGGTGCTGGATGGCGACGGTTTGCGGCTGCAATCGGTGGCCCTCGACGGCTTGCCGCTGGTGGAGGCTGCCTATGCAGCCGATGCCAACGGGATGACTCTCGTTGAGCCGCCACTGCGTCGGTTTGTGCTGGAAACCGAGGTCACCCTGCGGCCGGAAAAGAACACCAAGTTAATGGGGCTTTATCGCTCTAACGGGACCTGGTGCACGCAGTGTGAGCCCGAGGGCTTTCGGCGCATCACCTATTACCTCGATCGCCCCGACAACCTCGCCACATTCAAGGTGCGCATAACGGCGCCGGAGGCCGTGGCACCGGTGCTGCTCTCCAACGGCAATCTGATGGAGCGCGGTGACGCTGGCGACGGCCTGCATTATGCGGTTTGGGAGGACCCCTTCCCCAAGCCGGCCTACCTCTTTGCCCTTGTTGCCGGCAAGCTCGGCTCGATCAGCGACAGCTTCACCACCATGTCCGGCCGCAAGGTGGAACTGGCGATCTATTGCGAGCCAGGCAAGGAAGACCAGTGCGGCTGGGCCATGGACAGCCTCAAGCGCTCGATGGCCTGGGACGAGAAGCGGTTTGGGCGCGAATACGACCTCGACATCTTCAACATCGTCGCGGTGTCGGATTTCAACTTCGGCGCCATGGAAAACAAGGGCCTCAACATCTTCAACGATCGGCTGGTGTTTGCCCGGCCGGACACGGCCAGCGACGCCAATTACGCTTCGATCGAGCGCGTCATCGCTCACGAATACTTCCACAACTGGACGGGCAATCGCATTACCTGTCGCGACTGGTTCCAGCTTTGCCTCAAGGAAGGGTTAACGGTTTACCGGGACCAGGAGTTTTCCTCGGACGAGCGCAGCCGTCCGGTGCAGCGGATCCATGACGTGCAGAATTTGCGCGTGTCGCAGTTTCCCGAAGATGGTGGGCCGCTGGCCCATCCACCCCGCCCCGACCAATATCGCGAAATCAACAACTTCTACACGACCACCGTCTACGAGAAGGGTGCCGAAATCGTGCGGATGCTGGCGACCCTCTTGGGCGAAGCCGGGTTCCGCAAGGGCATGGACCTCTATTTCCAGCGGCACGATGGTGAAGCCACGACTATCGAGGCTTTCCTCGCGGTCTTCTCGGAAGCCAACGATATCGATCTGGAGCAATTCAAGATCTGGTATCTGCAGGCTGGCACCCCTCAGGTCACGGTTTCAGACAGCTATGATCCCATCAGTCGCACCTATCGGCTGACCCTCAAGCAACACACCGCACCAACTCCCGGGCAACCGGAGAAGTCGCCGCTGGTCATCCCTGTCAAGTTCGGCCTGCTCGGACCCAACGGAAGCGAACTAAGCTGGACAGGCGTATCTGGCGGAACGGTGCGCGACGACCTCATCATCCTCGACACCGAAACAGCGGTCATCGAGTTCAGCGGGGTCGCCAACCCGCCCATTCCTTCCTTGTTCCGTGGTTTTTCCGCGCCGGTGCAGGTCCATGCCGACCGGTCCGCGGCGGACAATCTGTTCCTGGCCCGGCATGACAGCGATCCGTTTAACCGCTGGGAAGCGCTGCAATCGGTCAGCACCGAATTGATGGTGGCAGCTGCCCAAGGCACGACCTGGCGCGATGAAGCGGTCTCCGCACTGCGCGAAGCCATGATGGAGACGCTGGGTGACCCCGGGCTCGACCACGCCTTCAAGGCGCAGGCGCTTGGTCTGCCCGACGAGTCGCTTGTGGCCCGGGCCATCGGCCGGGATGTAGATCCGGACCGCGTCCATCAGGTGCGCCAGGCTTTGATCGGCGCAGTCTTCGGACCGGTCGCTGCAATGCTGCAGGCGGCTTACCAGGGTCTCGCCATCACGGAGACTTATGCCCCCACAACGGCGCAGTCGGGGCAGCGATCCTTGCGCAATCGCCTGCTGTCCATCCTGGTCCAGGCGAGCCCCGATGGGGCCGCGCTCGCAGCCCGGCAGTACCATGAAGCCACCAACATGACCGATCGGCTGGCGGCGCTCGCGGTCAGCGGTTCGCAGTGGACCGCCGACGCCCCTGCCCTTCTAGCTGACTTCCGCCTGCGCTTTGCCGGGGACCCTTTGGTGTTTGACAAATGGCTCAGTGTTTCGGCCAGCGCCACCGATGATGGGGTGATCGAGCGCATGCGTGCCATCCTTGCCGATCCCAGCTTCCCCAAGACCAATCCGAATCGCTTGCGCTCGCTTGTGGGGACATTTGCGATGGGCAACCCGACTCAGTTTGCCCGTGCTGACGGCGCTGGTTTCCGCTTCGTTACGGACTTCGTGGCGGAGGTGGATTCGGTCAATCCGCAGGTGGCTGCGCGGGTGCTGACAGGCTTCAGAATCTGGCAAAATCTGGAGCCAAACCGGCGCGAGGCAGCACACTCTGCGCTCCGGCAGTTGCAGGCCTCGACCGAGCTGAGCCGCAACACGGCTGACATACTTTCCCGCATGTTGGGAAGCTAA